A region of Hemicordylus capensis ecotype Gifberg chromosome 17, rHemCap1.1.pri, whole genome shotgun sequence DNA encodes the following proteins:
- the EDF1 gene encoding endothelial differentiation-related factor 1 has translation MAESDWDTVTVLRKKGPSAAQAKSKQAVLAAQRRGEDVETSKKWAAGQNKQHSITKNTAKLDRETEELHHDRVPLEVGKVIQQGRQSKGLTQKDLATKINEKPQVIADYECGRAIPNNQVLGKIERAISLKLRGRDIGKPLEKGPKGQ, from the exons ATGGCGGAGAGCGACTGGGACACGGTGACAGTGCTGCGTAAGAAGGGCCCCAGCGCGGCCCAGGCCAAGTCCAAGCAG GCTGTCCTGGCTGCTCAGCGAAGAGGAGAGGATGTGGAAACCTCCAAGAAAT GGGCAGCGGGCCAAAACAAGCAGCACTCGATCACAAAGAACACGGCCAAGCTGGACCGGGAGACAGAGGAGCTGCACCACGACAGGGTCCCCCTGGAGGTGGGCaaagtgatccagcagggcaggcagagcaAGGGGCTCACCCAGAAGGACCTGGCCACG AAAATCAACGAGAAGCCACAAGTTATCGCTGACTACGAATGCGGAAGGGCCATTCCCAACAACCAGGTGCTGGGAAAGATTGAGAGAGCCATCA GCCTTAAGCTTCGCGGGAGGGACATCGGCAAACCCCTCGAAAAGGGCCCAAAGGGGCAGTGA